The region CGGCCACACGCCGCAGTGGATTGAGGTGCCAGAAAGAGACGAGCGATAGCGTTAAGTTTAACGAGCTCTCGCTCCCGGCTCAGCTGGGAGCGTGTTGAGCGGCTTCATGTTTACCTACCAGACACGTACCTACCAGACACAGGCTTCTCGCAACGGTTTAATGGCTTCGTCTAACCCTGCAATATTAAAAACGGCGGTAGAGGGTTTTTGATTAAAAGGCGTGATCTGAGCCACCATTTTATCCGTCGTTAGCATGGCTTTTAGGGTGTTGATGGGTGACTTGTTAAACGACTTTTGTCTATCAGAGGAGAGGGTCCACTTTGATTTTTTTGCATCATCGTCGCCGATTCTAAGCGTTACCTTGGCTTCGCTGCCTAGGTATATTTGCCAGTCTATGAACATTTCTGTTTTTTCTGAATCGCAGCGTGCCACCAACATGATGGGTTTGCCAAATCGAGAGTTGCCAGAGTCTGCTATCAAAAATATATTGACCGTTTTTGTGTCGTCAATAGGGTCTGTTTTTTTCTCAACCGTCCATTGTCCTATGCCGCCCATTTGAGCTTGATCTGGGTGCGAGCCGCTAAGGTTGTGCGTCTTGGCTAGTTGGTCATAGCATTTGAGTCGGGCGAGATTGCTTTCAATCACTGCGCACTGCTCAATGGCGCTTGAGGGTATTTGCTGGGCCATTGCTGGCGCTGATATGGTGAGTGCTAGCGCGGTCAATATTAGTTTTTTCACTATGTGACTCCTTTTCGTTAAAATTCAGCAGTTTAGAATTTAAGAGTATCACTTCTGTCTAATCGTCACAGCATCACACCTGACAAGCAAGAATAACCGCAGCACATAATGCAACTTAGCGCCGAGCAGCTTACGGCTTTAAACTTAACGCTGC is a window of Oceanisphaera sp. IT1-181 DNA encoding:
- a CDS encoding type VI secretion system-associated protein TagO, with the translated sequence MAQQIPSSAIEQCAVIESNLARLKCYDQLAKTHNLSGSHPDQAQMGGIGQWTVEKKTDPIDDTKTVNIFLIADSGNSRFGKPIMLVARCDSEKTEMFIDWQIYLGSEAKVTLRIGDDDAKKSKWTLSSDRQKSFNKSPINTLKAMLTTDKMVAQITPFNQKPSTAVFNIAGLDEAIKPLREACVW